Part of the Catalinimonas alkaloidigena genome is shown below.
AGTTGTAAGCATTGGCTAGAGCTTTATACGCTTCGGAAGAGGCAGGATCAAGGAATATAGCTTTTTCTCCTGCTACTATGCTTGAATCGTTCCAGCTTACATCAAAGCCGAAGCGGATATTTTTCTGACTATAAGCATCACCCAGCCCTGCCCAGGCCAGTGCATATTCCGGATCAAGCGCAATGGCTTCTTTAAACTGCTCTATGGCCAGCTCATTATATTCACTGGTGTAGTGATAATAATAGTCACGACCTTTGAGGTAGTAATTATAAGCCGTTATATTCTTGGTAGGCTTTTTTTCTATGCTTTCCTTCTCAGAGGGCGTAAGCTGTGTTTCCAGTTTGGAGGCAATGGTCTGGGCAATCTCACTCTGTATCTCAAATACATCTTCCATGTCACGGTCATAAGACTCTGCCCACAGATGCCTGTCGTTGATGGCATCAATCAACTGTCCGGAGATGCGGATGCGGTTACCGATACGGCGAACGCTGCCCTCCAGAATTACAGACACCCCCAATTCACCGGCGATCTGCTTAACAGGCTTAGGGTTGTCTTTGTACTGCAATACAGAAGTTCGTGAAATCACCTTAAGCGCGTTGATCTTGGAAAGCTGGCTGATAATATCTTCGGTCAGGCCATCACTAAAATATTCATTTTCCTGGTTGCTGCTGATGTTTTCAAAAGGAAGCACAGCAATAGACTTGTCGTGGATCCCAGCAACTTCAGTAGAAGCAGTCTCCGAACTGCGCTCTGTCCAGTAGTTGAAGTACAGGTGTTGTAATATCAGTAATATAACCAGGCCTATATTGACCAGTGTACCAGTAAAAGGTTTCTTTTTGGCGGGAGGGTAAGGGTTATTCTCAGCCTCTACAGAAGTCGTTCTGATTATTCCTTCCGGACTTAGCTCAAATGCCCAGGCAAGTATTAGTGCAATCGGAAAGCCAAACAGGAAAAAGATAATTACGGCCGTGGTAAACCAGTCAGGTACGTTGAGGTAAGGGAAAATAGCCACGGCGATCTGGATCACCAGCCAGGCAGTGATGGCATATACACTGGCAACTCTGAAGACATTGCGTCTCTGGAGTTCCTGAAAAAAGGAAGACTTCTTTTCAACAGGTTTTTCAGGCATCAGCAATTAGGTTGTATGGCCTATATTAACAAAAAAAAACCGCAATTGATAGATAGCTGTAGCTACATTGAAAATATTTGGCAGGCTTAAAAATGTAATGCTAAATCAACATAGCCGGCATCTTATACCAACAGGTGTGGGCCATTGAGCGTTATTCTGACAGAAAAAATATAACTGATGCTGTTCAAAATCAGAGAAGTAAAAAATATTTCCCCAAAGTATATTCCAAATTCACACTTACGGTGTGTATAAATGTTTTGCAGGAAAGTATCAGTTTCACTAAATGCGTGATCATCTACATCGTTTCTGTAAGATTTAGCGGGTTTGAGCATTCTTATATGTCTGACTTACTCATGGGCCGGTTGGGCTGCACTATAAGGGCCAAATATACCACTAACTTCTCTTTCCGCATTATTATCGTTGAGGGTAATCACCTGATACGTTTTCCCGCCCGCCGCTACTCTA
Proteins encoded:
- a CDS encoding TPR end-of-group domain-containing protein gives rise to the protein MPEKPVEKKSSFFQELQRRNVFRVASVYAITAWLVIQIAVAIFPYLNVPDWFTTAVIIFFLFGFPIALILAWAFELSPEGIIRTTSVEAENNPYPPAKKKPFTGTLVNIGLVILLILQHLYFNYWTERSSETASTEVAGIHDKSIAVLPFENISSNQENEYFSDGLTEDIISQLSKINALKVISRTSVLQYKDNPKPVKQIAGELGVSVILEGSVRRIGNRIRISGQLIDAINDRHLWAESYDRDMEDVFEIQSEIAQTIASKLETQLTPSEKESIEKKPTKNITAYNYYLKGRDYYYHYTSEYNELAIEQFKEAIALDPEYALAWAGLGDAYSQKNIRFGFDVSWNDSSIVAGEKAIFLDPASSEAYKALANAYNYAQQYDKAFELLQKAVALNPNNAPAVGNLGSSYFLRGELAAALVWEKKAAALNPNNAIPFYIIGWIYRLLGDLPSAELWLKKSINMRPLQDAYRELAYTYVSQGKNDEALSLLPAILALEEDNARVKETAGMIASFAGNDSLAKIYYRQSIELNPSVMNDPHTVSPLGLGRILIEDGKQMEGNILLARATALALNEFSKGAQADEHPYNLAATYAVQGRTEEALKWLKEAVAYNWIDYALLEHSPFFKNIKDEPDFQAIVSQLKAKMEEMRRETEQKDTLIPQAL